One genomic segment of Streptomyces sp. NBC_00239 includes these proteins:
- a CDS encoding catalase, translating to MSKRVLTTESGAPVADNQNSATAGVGGPLLIQDQQLIEKLARFNRERIPERVVHARGSAAYGYFEVTDDVTAYTSAAFLNEVGKKTETFLRFSTVADSLGGADAVRDPRGFALKFYTEEGNYDLVGNNTPVFFIKDPIKFPDFIHSQKRDPFTGKQEADNVWDFWAHAPEATHQITWLMGDRGIPASYRHMNGYGSHTYQWTNAQGEAFFVKYHFKTNQGIRCLSSEQGAELAGKDANSHQTDLLQAIERGVNPSWTLYVQVMPAAEAAEYRFNPFDLTKVWPHSDYPLQRVGRLVLDRNPENVFAEVEQSAFSPNNFVPGITASPDKMLQGRLFAYADAQRYRLGVNHTLLPVNAPKATEAQNYGRDGAMALRNGSRHDKNYEPNSYQGPAETGLALGAPKAVSGFTGTHEAPAHTKDDDFFQAGELFRLMSEDEKQRLVANIAGGLSQVSREDVIEKNLAHFHAADADYGKRVEAAVRALRDEQ from the coding sequence ATGTCGAAGCGCGTGCTTACGACCGAGTCAGGCGCTCCGGTCGCCGACAACCAGAACTCCGCCACCGCCGGCGTCGGTGGCCCGCTCCTGATCCAGGACCAGCAGCTCATCGAGAAGCTGGCCCGGTTCAACCGCGAGCGCATCCCGGAGCGTGTCGTGCACGCCCGCGGCTCCGCCGCCTACGGCTACTTCGAGGTGACCGACGACGTCACCGCGTACACCAGCGCGGCGTTCCTGAACGAGGTCGGCAAGAAGACCGAAACGTTCCTGCGCTTCTCCACGGTGGCCGACTCGCTGGGTGGCGCGGACGCCGTCCGCGACCCGCGCGGCTTCGCGCTGAAGTTCTACACCGAAGAGGGCAACTACGACCTCGTCGGCAACAACACCCCGGTGTTCTTCATCAAGGACCCGATCAAGTTCCCCGACTTCATCCACTCCCAGAAGCGCGACCCCTTCACGGGCAAGCAGGAGGCGGACAACGTCTGGGACTTCTGGGCGCACGCCCCCGAGGCGACGCACCAGATCACCTGGCTGATGGGTGACCGCGGTATCCCGGCGTCGTACCGTCACATGAACGGCTACGGCTCCCACACGTACCAGTGGACCAACGCCCAGGGCGAGGCCTTCTTCGTCAAGTACCACTTCAAGACGAACCAGGGCATCCGCTGCCTGTCCTCCGAGCAGGGCGCCGAGCTCGCCGGCAAGGACGCCAACTCGCACCAGACCGACCTCCTCCAGGCGATCGAGCGCGGTGTGAACCCGAGCTGGACCCTGTACGTCCAGGTCATGCCCGCCGCCGAGGCCGCGGAGTACCGCTTCAACCCGTTCGACCTCACCAAGGTGTGGCCGCACAGCGACTACCCGCTGCAGCGCGTGGGCCGCCTGGTCCTCGACCGCAACCCGGAGAACGTCTTCGCCGAGGTCGAGCAGTCCGCCTTCTCCCCGAACAACTTCGTCCCGGGCATCACCGCCTCGCCGGACAAGATGCTCCAGGGCCGCCTCTTCGCCTACGCGGACGCCCAGCGCTACCGCCTCGGTGTGAACCACACCCTGCTGCCGGTCAACGCCCCCAAGGCGACCGAGGCCCAGAACTACGGCCGCGACGGCGCCATGGCGCTGCGCAACGGCTCGCGCCACGACAAGAACTACGAGCCCAACTCGTACCAGGGTCCGGCCGAGACCGGTCTGGCGCTCGGTGCCCCGAAGGCCGTCTCCGGCTTCACCGGCACGCACGAGGCCCCGGCCCACACCAAGGACGACGACTTCTTCCAGGCCGGTGAGCTCTTCCGCCTGATGTCCGAGGACGAGAAGCAGCGGCTGGTGGCGAACATAGCCGGTGGCCTGTCGCAGGTCTCCCGCGAGGACGTCATCGAGAAGAACCTGGCTCACTTCCACGCCGCCGACGCCGACTACGGCAAGCGCGTCGAGGCGGCCGTCCGCGCCCTGCGCGACGAGCAGTAG
- a CDS encoding 2-hydroxy-3-oxopropionate reductase — MSTLPKIAWIGLGIMGSPMAENLLKAGYSVTGFTLEQDKLERLAAAGGTAAGSIAEAVKDADVIITMVPASPQVEAISYGENGILANARSGALIIDMSSITPQTSVDLAKNAAAKGIRVLDAPVSGGEAGAIEAVLSIMVGGEQADFDEALPILEALGKVIVLCGPHGSGQTVKAANQLIVAVNIQACAEAVVFLEKSGVNLQAALDVLNGGLAGSTVLTRKKDNFLNRDFKPGFRIDLHHKDMGIVTDAARNVGAALPVGAVVAQLVASLRAQGDGGLDHSALLRAVERLSGSQV; from the coding sequence ATGAGCACGCTTCCCAAGATCGCCTGGATCGGCCTCGGAATCATGGGCTCCCCCATGGCCGAGAACCTGCTGAAGGCGGGCTACTCCGTCACCGGCTTCACCCTGGAGCAGGACAAGCTGGAGCGCCTCGCCGCCGCCGGCGGCACCGCGGCCGGCTCGATCGCCGAGGCCGTCAAGGACGCCGACGTGATCATCACGATGGTGCCCGCCTCCCCCCAGGTCGAGGCCATCTCGTACGGCGAGAACGGCATCCTGGCGAACGCCAGGTCCGGCGCGCTGATCATCGACATGTCGTCGATCACCCCGCAGACCTCGGTGGACCTCGCGAAGAACGCCGCCGCGAAGGGCATCCGCGTCCTGGACGCCCCGGTGTCCGGCGGCGAGGCCGGCGCCATCGAGGCCGTGCTCTCGATCATGGTGGGTGGCGAGCAGGCCGACTTCGACGAGGCCCTCCCGATCCTCGAGGCACTCGGCAAGGTCATCGTCCTGTGCGGCCCGCACGGCTCCGGCCAGACGGTGAAGGCCGCCAACCAGCTCATCGTCGCGGTCAACATCCAGGCCTGCGCCGAGGCCGTCGTCTTCCTCGAGAAGTCCGGCGTGAACCTCCAGGCCGCCCTGGACGTCCTCAACGGCGGTCTGGCCGGCTCCACGGTCCTGACCCGCAAGAAGGACAACTTCCTGAACCGCGACTTCAAGCCCGGCTTCCGGATCGACCTGCACCACAAGGACATGGGCATCGTCACCGACGCCGCCCGCAACGTCGGTGCGGCCCTTCCGGTCGGCGCGGTCGTCGCCCAGCTGGTCGCCTCGCTGCGCGCCCAGGGTGACGGCGGCCTGGACCACTCGGCCCTGCTGCGCGCCGTCGAGCGCCTCTCCGGCTCGCAGGTCTGA
- a CDS encoding TIM barrel protein has protein sequence MGYTDQRFDVNLSILFTELPLLERPAAAAAAGFTAVELWWPWIETPTPAQEELDALKKALEDAGTQLVGLNFYAGRLPGPDRGAVSVPGEESERFNANINVAADFAASVGCKALNALYGNRVDGVDPAVQDELALKNLVVAAQAADRVGAILLIETLNKPESPLYPLVSAPAGIEVVDKVNEATGLGNAKFLLDLYHLAMNDEDLSEVIEKYAAKTGHVQIADKPGRGAPGTGELPLEDLLDQLRKAGYQGFVGLEYKAADAAASFEWLPAEARAAE, from the coding sequence ATGGGATACACGGACCAGCGCTTCGATGTGAACCTGTCGATCCTCTTCACGGAACTCCCGCTCCTGGAGCGCCCCGCGGCCGCCGCCGCGGCGGGCTTCACGGCGGTCGAGCTGTGGTGGCCCTGGATCGAGACCCCCACCCCCGCACAGGAGGAGCTCGACGCCCTCAAGAAGGCTCTTGAGGACGCCGGCACCCAGCTGGTGGGCCTGAACTTCTACGCCGGCCGGCTGCCGGGCCCGGACCGCGGCGCGGTGTCGGTACCCGGCGAGGAGTCGGAGCGCTTCAACGCCAACATCAACGTGGCCGCCGACTTCGCGGCCTCGGTCGGCTGCAAGGCGCTGAACGCCCTCTACGGCAACCGCGTCGACGGCGTGGACCCGGCCGTTCAGGACGAGCTCGCGCTGAAGAACCTGGTCGTGGCGGCTCAGGCCGCGGACCGCGTCGGCGCGATCCTCCTGATCGAGACCCTCAACAAGCCCGAGTCGCCGCTCTACCCGCTGGTGAGCGCCCCGGCCGGCATCGAGGTAGTGGACAAGGTGAACGAGGCCACCGGCCTCGGGAACGCCAAGTTCCTGCTCGACCTGTACCACCTGGCGATGAACGATGAGGACCTCTCCGAGGTCATCGAAAAGTACGCCGCCAAGACCGGCCACGTCCAGATCGCGGACAAGCCGGGACGGGGTGCCCCGGGCACCGGCGAGCTTCCCCTCGAGGACCTGCTCGACCAGCTCCGCAAGGCCGGCTACCAGGGCTTCGTCGGCCTGGAGTACAAGGCCGCCGACGCCGCCGCGTCCTTCGAGTGGCTGCCCGCCGAGGCTCGCGCCGCCGAGTAA
- the gcl gene encoding glyoxylate carboligase, which produces MTAAAAAVEILKREGVAQAFGVPGAAINPFYRELKNVGGIAHTLARHVEGASHMAEGYTRAKAGNIGVCIGTSGPAGTDMITGLYSAIADSIPILCITGQAPVSKLHKEDFQAVDIASIAKPVTKKATTVLEAAQVPGVFQEAFHLMRSGRPGPVLIDLPIDVQLTEIEFDPDTYEPLPVYKPSATRAQAEKALGFLLESERPLIVAGGGIINANATDLLVEFAELTNIPVISTLMGWGTIPDDHELAAGMVGVQTSHRYGNATFLESDFVLGIGNRWANRHTGYNLDAYTKGRKFVHVDIEPTQIGKIFAPDYGIASDAKAALELFVEIAKELKAAGKLPDFSAWAASAQDRKATLQRRTHFENIPLKPQRVYEEMNRAFGPETRYVTTIGLSQIAAAQFLHVYKPRNWINCGQAGPLGWTIPAAIGAATAEPETPIVALSGDYDFQFMIEELAVAAQHKVPYVHVLVNNAYLGLIRQAQGGLGINFEVNLEFENINTPELGVYGVDHVKVAEGLGVKAIRVTDPDKLGEAFEQAKKWAQEYQVPVVVEAILERITNIAMSKTVDMSDVTEFEELATEPGHAPTAIKALQA; this is translated from the coding sequence ATGACAGCCGCCGCCGCTGCAGTGGAGATCCTCAAGCGCGAGGGTGTCGCACAAGCGTTCGGTGTCCCCGGCGCTGCGATCAACCCCTTCTACCGCGAGCTCAAGAACGTCGGCGGCATCGCCCACACGCTGGCCCGCCACGTCGAAGGCGCCTCGCACATGGCCGAGGGCTACACCCGCGCCAAGGCGGGCAACATCGGCGTCTGCATCGGTACGTCCGGCCCCGCCGGCACCGACATGATCACCGGTCTGTACTCGGCGATCGCGGACTCGATCCCGATCCTCTGCATCACCGGCCAGGCCCCGGTCTCGAAGCTCCACAAGGAGGACTTCCAGGCCGTCGACATCGCGTCGATCGCGAAGCCGGTCACCAAGAAGGCCACCACCGTCCTGGAGGCCGCCCAGGTCCCGGGCGTGTTCCAGGAGGCCTTCCACCTGATGCGCTCCGGCCGTCCCGGCCCGGTCCTCATCGACCTGCCGATCGACGTCCAGCTGACCGAGATCGAGTTCGACCCGGACACCTACGAGCCGCTGCCGGTCTACAAGCCGTCCGCGACGCGCGCCCAGGCCGAGAAGGCCCTGGGCTTCCTGCTGGAGTCCGAGCGCCCGCTGATCGTCGCCGGCGGCGGCATCATCAACGCGAACGCCACCGACCTGCTGGTCGAGTTCGCCGAGCTGACGAACATCCCGGTCATCTCCACCCTCATGGGCTGGGGCACCATCCCGGACGACCACGAGCTGGCCGCCGGCATGGTCGGTGTGCAGACCTCGCACCGCTACGGCAACGCGACGTTCCTGGAGTCGGACTTCGTCCTGGGCATCGGCAACCGCTGGGCCAACCGCCACACCGGTTACAACCTGGACGCCTACACCAAGGGCCGCAAGTTCGTCCACGTCGACATCGAGCCCACCCAGATCGGCAAGATCTTCGCCCCGGACTACGGCATCGCCTCCGACGCCAAGGCCGCCCTGGAGCTCTTCGTCGAGATCGCCAAGGAGCTCAAGGCCGCCGGCAAGCTGCCCGACTTCTCCGCCTGGGCCGCCTCCGCGCAGGACCGCAAGGCCACCCTGCAGCGCCGCACGCACTTCGAGAACATCCCCCTGAAGCCGCAGCGCGTCTACGAGGAGATGAACCGGGCGTTCGGACCGGAGACCCGCTACGTCACCACCATCGGCCTCTCCCAGATCGCCGCCGCGCAGTTCCTGCACGTCTACAAGCCGCGCAACTGGATCAACTGCGGCCAGGCCGGCCCGCTCGGCTGGACCATCCCGGCCGCCATCGGCGCCGCCACCGCGGAGCCGGAGACCCCGATCGTCGCCCTGTCCGGCGACTACGACTTCCAGTTCATGATCGAGGAGCTCGCGGTCGCCGCGCAGCACAAGGTCCCCTACGTCCACGTCCTCGTGAACAACGCCTACCTGGGCCTGATCCGCCAGGCGCAGGGCGGCCTCGGCATCAACTTCGAGGTCAACCTCGAATTCGAGAACATCAACACCCCCGAGCTGGGTGTCTACGGCGTCGACCACGTCAAGGTCGCCGAGGGCCTGGGCGTCAAGGCCATCCGCGTCACCGACCCGGACAAGCTGGGCGAGGCCTTCGAGCAGGCCAAGAAGTGGGCCCAGGAGTACCAGGTCCCGGTCGTCGTCGAGGCGATCCTGGAGCGCATCACGAACATCGCGATGAGCAAGACGGTCGACATGAGCGACGTCACCGAGTTCGAGGAGCTGGCCACCGAGCCCGGCCACGCCCCGACCGCCATCAAGGCCCTGCAGGCCTGA
- a CDS encoding glutathione peroxidase, producing MSLYDIPLTTLSDEPTSLAPFKGKAILLVNTASQCGLTPQYSGLARLQFAYEEKGFTVIGVPCNQFGGQEPGTADDIATFCAAGFGVTFPMMEKSDVNGDNRHPLFAELVKHPDADGEAGDIQWNFEKFLISPDGEVVHRFRPRTEPESPEVIAAIEALLPA from the coding sequence GTGAGCCTGTACGACATCCCGCTGACCACCCTGTCCGACGAGCCCACCAGCCTCGCGCCGTTCAAGGGCAAGGCGATCCTGCTGGTCAACACCGCCTCCCAGTGCGGCCTCACCCCGCAGTACTCGGGCCTGGCCCGGCTGCAGTTCGCGTACGAGGAGAAGGGCTTCACCGTCATCGGCGTGCCCTGCAACCAGTTCGGCGGCCAGGAGCCCGGCACGGCGGACGACATCGCGACCTTCTGCGCGGCCGGCTTCGGCGTCACCTTCCCGATGATGGAGAAGAGCGACGTCAACGGCGACAACCGGCACCCGCTCTTCGCCGAGCTGGTCAAGCACCCGGACGCCGACGGCGAGGCCGGGGACATCCAGTGGAACTTCGAGAAGTTCCTGATCTCGCCCGACGGCGAGGTCGTGCACCGCTTCCGCCCGCGCACCGAGCCGGAGTCCCCCGAGGTCATCGCGGCCATCGAGGCCCTCCTGCCGGCCTGA
- a CDS encoding AMP-binding protein, with translation MAETTDQSATGSFRAARDFLLAHREDYEAACAGFTWPRPERFNWALDWFDRLAEGNDAIALHLAEEDGTEERVSFADLAVRSDRVANWLRAQGVRAGHRLVVMLGNQRELWETALAAMKLRAVVIPATPLLGPHDLRDRIDRGEARHVLVRAEDTAKFDAVPGSYTRIATGDAVPAGWLRYADAYAADAAFTPDGETRADDPLMLYFTSGTTARPKLVEHTHASYPVGHLSTMYWIGLRPGDVHLNISSPGWAKHAYSNLFAPWNAGATVFIHNYTRFDPKRLMAEMDRVGVTSFCAPPTVWRMLIQSDLTLLRTPPREVVAAGEPLNPEVIEQVRRDWNVTVRDGFGQTETTLQVGNFPGQQVRPGSMGRPAPGYSIVLVDPVTGRPAEAKPGDEGAGEAEGEICVELAAGPVGLMTGYRGDEERTAEAMAGGFYHTGDIGSRDADGYLTYIGRADDVFKASDYKISPFELESALLEHEAVAEAAVVPSPDPLRLAVPKAYVTLAAGWEPGAETARALFAHSRAVLSPYKRVRKIEFSELPKTVSGKIRRVELRELTAQGSTAEYDEADLR, from the coding sequence ATGGCGGAGACCACGGATCAGAGCGCGACCGGCAGTTTCCGGGCAGCGAGAGACTTCCTGCTGGCGCACCGGGAGGACTACGAGGCCGCCTGCGCGGGTTTCACCTGGCCGCGCCCCGAGCGGTTCAACTGGGCCCTGGACTGGTTCGACCGGCTCGCCGAGGGCAACGACGCCATCGCGCTGCACCTCGCCGAGGAGGACGGCACCGAGGAGCGCGTCTCCTTCGCCGACCTGGCCGTACGCTCCGACCGCGTCGCCAACTGGCTGCGCGCGCAGGGCGTACGCGCCGGCCACCGCCTCGTCGTCATGCTGGGCAACCAGCGCGAACTGTGGGAGACGGCGCTCGCCGCGATGAAGCTGCGGGCCGTCGTCATCCCGGCCACCCCGCTGCTCGGCCCGCACGACCTGCGCGACCGCATCGACCGCGGCGAGGCCCGGCACGTCCTGGTCCGCGCCGAGGACACCGCCAAGTTCGACGCGGTCCCCGGCTCCTACACCCGGATCGCCACCGGCGACGCGGTCCCGGCCGGCTGGCTGCGGTACGCCGACGCGTACGCCGCCGACGCCGCCTTCACACCCGACGGGGAGACCCGCGCCGACGACCCGTTGATGCTGTACTTCACCTCGGGCACCACCGCCCGGCCCAAGCTGGTCGAGCACACGCACGCCTCGTACCCCGTCGGCCACCTCTCCACCATGTACTGGATCGGGCTGCGCCCCGGCGACGTGCACCTCAACATCTCCTCGCCCGGCTGGGCCAAGCACGCGTACTCGAACCTCTTCGCCCCCTGGAACGCCGGGGCGACCGTGTTCATCCACAACTACACGCGCTTCGACCCCAAGCGCCTCATGGCCGAGATGGACCGGGTCGGCGTCACCTCGTTCTGCGCCCCGCCCACCGTGTGGCGGATGCTCATCCAGTCCGACCTCACCCTGCTGCGCACCCCGCCGCGCGAGGTGGTCGCCGCCGGGGAGCCGCTGAACCCCGAGGTGATCGAGCAGGTCCGGCGCGACTGGAACGTCACCGTCCGGGACGGCTTCGGGCAGACCGAGACCACCCTCCAGGTGGGCAACTTCCCCGGGCAGCAGGTCCGGCCCGGGTCGATGGGGCGGCCCGCGCCCGGCTACTCCATCGTGCTCGTCGACCCGGTGACCGGGCGCCCGGCCGAAGCGAAGCCCGGGGACGAGGGCGCGGGAGAGGCCGAGGGGGAGATCTGCGTGGAGCTGGCGGCCGGCCCGGTGGGGCTGATGACCGGATACCGCGGGGACGAGGAACGTACGGCGGAGGCCATGGCCGGCGGTTTCTACCACACCGGCGACATCGGCTCCCGGGACGCCGACGGGTACCTCACCTACATCGGCCGGGCCGACGACGTCTTCAAGGCCTCCGACTACAAGATCTCGCCGTTCGAGCTGGAGAGCGCGCTGCTGGAGCACGAGGCGGTGGCCGAGGCGGCCGTGGTCCCCTCGCCGGACCCGCTCCGGCTGGCCGTCCCCAAGGCGTACGTGACCCTCGCCGCGGGTTGGGAACCGGGAGCGGAGACCGCCCGGGCGCTGTTCGCGCACTCCCGCGCGGTGCTCTCGCCGTACAAGCGGGTGCGGAAGATCGAGTTCTCCGAGCTGCCGAAGACCGTGTCCGGCAAGATCCGCCGGGTGGAGCTGCGGGAGCTGACCGCGCAGGGCTCGACCGCGGAGTACGACGAGGCCGACCTGCGCTGA
- a CDS encoding IS30 family transposase, whose protein sequence is MDFEIRPAKQHSRGKLSREREEYFRLMGLGYGNREASRLVGINPRTGREWRNGRPEGRAKRPVAPAHIVRAPPGASRFLSESERLHIADRVREKATVRAIASELGRSPSTVSREIRRNRTVLPNGRWYYRPHAAQRRADARRPRPKAGKIGTTPELREFIQDRLGRHWSPEQICHALRRRFPDRPEMHVVHETIYQALYVQGRGELRRELALALRTGRARRKPHRQSNKRQPRFTSPMVMISERPAEAADRAIPGHWEGDLIVGAGHRSAIGTLVERSTRFLMLVHLPDGHRAEHFHHALTSTVQTIPPHLRRSLTWDQGNEMASHHVFSTAAEMPVYFCDPGSPWQRGSNENTNGLLRQYFPKGTDLAAHTSEQLDAVAAELNSRPRKTLGWETPAERLHKLLATTRQ, encoded by the coding sequence ATGGACTTCGAGATTCGGCCTGCAAAGCAGCACTCCCGGGGGAAGCTGAGCCGGGAGCGGGAGGAATACTTCCGGCTCATGGGACTCGGATACGGCAACCGCGAGGCCAGTCGCCTCGTCGGCATCAACCCCAGGACCGGCCGTGAGTGGCGCAATGGACGGCCTGAGGGACGCGCAAAGCGCCCGGTGGCGCCCGCACACATCGTGCGGGCGCCACCGGGCGCTTCTCGTTTTCTGTCGGAGTCCGAGCGTCTTCACATCGCCGACCGGGTGCGGGAGAAGGCGACGGTCCGCGCCATCGCCTCCGAGCTGGGACGCAGTCCGTCGACGGTCAGCAGAGAGATACGCCGTAATCGCACGGTCCTGCCCAACGGGCGGTGGTACTACCGGCCCCATGCCGCCCAGCGTCGCGCCGACGCACGCCGGCCCCGGCCCAAAGCCGGAAAGATCGGCACCACCCCCGAACTGCGAGAATTCATCCAGGACCGTCTTGGTCGGCACTGGAGCCCGGAACAGATCTGCCACGCTCTGCGCAGGCGGTTCCCCGACCGGCCGGAGATGCACGTGGTCCACGAGACGATCTACCAGGCCCTCTACGTCCAGGGCCGCGGCGAGCTCCGCAGGGAACTCGCCCTCGCTCTGCGAACGGGACGGGCTCGCCGCAAGCCACACCGCCAGTCCAACAAACGCCAGCCCCGCTTCACCTCACCGATGGTGATGATCAGCGAACGACCCGCCGAAGCCGCTGACCGTGCCATCCCCGGACACTGGGAAGGCGACCTCATCGTCGGCGCCGGCCATCGTTCCGCCATCGGCACTCTCGTCGAACGCTCCACCCGGTTCCTGATGCTGGTCCACCTGCCCGACGGCCACCGGGCCGAGCACTTCCACCACGCGTTGACCAGCACCGTCCAGACGATCCCGCCCCACCTCCGGCGGTCGCTGACCTGGGACCAGGGCAACGAGATGGCGAGCCACCACGTCTTCTCCACCGCTGCCGAAATGCCGGTCTACTTCTGCGATCCCGGCAGTCCCTGGCAGCGCGGCTCGAACGAGAACACCAACGGCCTGCTGCGGCAGTACTTCCCCAAAGGCACCGACCTCGCTGCCCACACCAGCGAGCAACTGGACGCAGTCGCCGCCGAACTGAACAGCCGCCCACGCAAAACGCTCGGCTGGGAAACCCCAGCCGAGCGCCTGCATAAACTGCTCGCCACCACACGTCAGTGA